A segment of the Deltaproteobacteria bacterium genome:
GACAATCCGCATCGGATCAAGTATCGGCCGCTGACACGCGCGTAGGATGGATTACCTAACTTTCACTGGGCCAACGGCTCGTCGTGTTTGATCGCGATGACGGCGTGATTGTTGCTCGGGATTTACAGAAAAGATTGTTGCGACATGTACTAAGATCTGAATCGGACAATGATTGATCGAGGACATATTTCAGGTCGAGAGATGATCCCTATCCGGCGCCTTTTAATCATAAGCTATTCTGCACTATTGATTGCCACAACCAGCGCAACGGCCATCATGTTTCCCTGGAGTGTCGACCCGCAGGGCGACGAATCATTTCATCCGGCAGCACGAAGTTTCTACGACAGGGCTTACATAAACGACCCCAAAAGCGCTAAAGACGCGGTGTACAACGAGTCGGCGGAACGCGCGACGCTGATTTCGGAGACTCCTAAGCTAGTACGACATTTTGTTGCGAAGTATGGACTGGCGAATAAGAAGGTCTTAGAAGTCGGCGCCGGCAGTGGACTGCTCCAGGATATCGTCGAGGATTACACGGCACTCGAGATTGCGGGGGCGGCACGTCGATTTTTTCACAAGCCGTTTGTCGAAGCCTCCGCAACCAACATGCCGTTTGCCGATAATACCTTCGACGCGCTTTGGTCATTCCGCGTGCTCGAACATATCCCCAATCCCGAACGAGCGTTGTTGGAAATGCGCCGGGTGGTCAAACCTGGCGGTTATATTTTGCTCCATGTTGCCTACGACGTCGATCAATACGCCGCCCAAGGACATCGAGTGCGGCCGTTCAGGGACTTCGGTATTTGGGGCAAGATCAAGAAAACAATGATTCCCATTACCGATTCGAACGCTTTTATCAACTTGTATTCGCACCAGGTCCGCTTGCTGCGATCCGTAGGTTCTCGACTCGGCGGCGGCCCGTCACGGCTTCACTTCATCAAGCTCGCTGCGAACTACGATCAGTATTGGGTCGGCGATAGCGACGCATGTATATCGGTTTCGTACCATGAAGCGCTCCGCTGGTTCACATCTAGGGGCGATCGTTGTGATAATAACTGCCCCAGTGAATGGAGTCTGATTCTCGATTCAGCTCCCTCCTGGCCTGAAATGTTCATCCAGGTCCGTAAGTAACCTCTGCCGCGTCGCCACCCATATCCTCGCCTTCGAGGGTGACAGCAAAGTGGTCTGGTTCGACGGCAACTATTCGGAATACGAAGCCGACCGCAAAGCACGCCTGGGCGCCGACGCCGACAATCCGCATCGGATCAAGTATCGCCCGTTGACCCGGGCTTGAAGAAAAAACCTTCGCCGGCATCGTTGGACGGCTTCTTTTTCGGCGTGCTATAGCTGGGGCGGTACTCCAGCATGAGCGACGAATCAACTTCTCCGCCCGCGATCGAACCGACACTCGACGAATCGGCGCCAACCGCGGTCCAAGCCGAACAGCCAAAGAGCGCTTTTCAATTGTTAGGCGCGCTGCGCATCTTCGACGCGCTGCATTACCGCGAGTATCGTTTGATCTGGTTCGGCCAGATCTTCGCTTCGATGGCGACTTGGATGGACCAAGTCGCGCGCGGCTGGTTGCTTTACGAGCTGACCAATTCGAGTTTGCAGCTGGGTCTGGTGCGCGGCGTCCAGGCGATTCCCATCCTGTTACTCTCGCCGCTGGCGGGCAGCGCCGCCGATCGTTACTCGCGCAAAAATCAAATACTGGTCGCGCAAATCGTCGACGGCCTGCTCTACGTCATCATCGCGATTTTAATTTTCACCGAGCGCATCGAACCCTGGCATGTTTTTGTCACGGCCTTCGGCATGTCGATCGTCCAATCGTTTCAGCAGCCGGCGCGCGCCGCTATGGTCGGCGACGCCGTGCCCAACGAGCATTTGACCAACGCGATCGGTCTCAACTCGATAATATTTAACGTCGCGCGCAGCGCCGGCCCGGCGGTGGCCGGCTTTCTGATCGCGCTGGTCGGCACCGGCGGCGCCTACACCGCCCAAGCGCTTTGCTACTTCCTCGCCACCATCTGGACCTGGCAATTGCGCGGCCAGCAGCACTCGCCGCAGCAAGCCCGCGGCAAAGATGGCCATGAGGAGTCCTTCGGCCGTAGCATCATCGAGGGCTGGAAATTCAGCTGGCACAACGAAGCGGTGCGCGCCAGTTTGTTGATCGTCATCTGCGCGTCGATCTTTATCATTCCGTTCATGACGCTGTTGCCGGTCTTCGCCCGCGACGTGCTCCACGTCGGCGCCACCGGCCAAGGACTGCTGCTGAGCGCCATGGGCCTCGGCGCGCTGTTTAGTTCCGTCTTGATCGCCTCCTTCGGCGACCGCGTGCCGCGGGTCAACATCATGTTGGTGGGCGTGACGATCTACGGCTTTATCATCGTCGCCTTCGCGCTCTCGCCTTGGTTCAAACTCTCGGTGGTGTTGATGGGACTGGTCGGCGTCGTCCACGTCACCTCCCACGCTCTGGCGCAAACTGTCATCCAAACCTACTCGCCCAAAGAATTTCGCGGCCGCACCATGGCGCTCTATCACATGACTCATGTGATCCTGCTCCTCGGCGGTATCTTCATCGGCGCCCTGGCCTCGTGGATCGGCGCTCAGTGGGCCACCGCTTCGCTAAGTCTTGCCGGCGCACTCAGCATGGTAGGAATTTATTTCGCCCTGCCGCGCGCGCGCTTGATTCGCTAACGTTCGGACTCGCGGGACTGTGGATCGATTCAGAGCGTCGATTCGGACCATTCCCCCTTTGGAAAAGGGGGATCAAGGGGGATTTGGTTGCGGTGCGGTGCGGGCGTTTCGCGGCCGATCGCGCAGACTCTGCAATTTTGGCGTTTCACCCCAAAAAGAAAATCTCCCCTAACCCCTCTTTTCCAAAGAGGGGGACATGAGAAATTGCCGTTTCATGAGCAGTTGAGCATAATTCAAAAATCGCCTTGACAGTTCCGCGCCATCGGCTAAACAATCAGCCGATAAAAGAGGATCGCCCATGAAATCATGGCAACGCCAATTATTTTTTCTAGCTTTCATAGCAATCCCACTGCTGAGCACACGCACGGCCGCGGCTGCCGACGCGAAAATCATCGACGCCGCGCGCAAAGAAGGCAAACTGGTCGCCTATGTCAGCATGCTGACGGAGAATGCCACGGCGTTGCTTGCCGAGTTCAGGAAAAAATATCCCTTCATCGAAACCTCGCTGTACCGCGCCAACACCCAGCGACTCTTGCCGAAAATTCAGCTCGAAGCGCGCACCCAACAGCATGAAGCCG
Coding sequences within it:
- a CDS encoding class I SAM-dependent methyltransferase, with the protein product MIDRGHISGREMIPIRRLLIISYSALLIATTSATAIMFPWSVDPQGDESFHPAARSFYDRAYINDPKSAKDAVYNESAERATLISETPKLVRHFVAKYGLANKKVLEVGAGSGLLQDIVEDYTALEIAGAARRFFHKPFVEASATNMPFADNTFDALWSFRVLEHIPNPERALLEMRRVVKPGGYILLHVAYDVDQYAAQGHRVRPFRDFGIWGKIKKTMIPITDSNAFINLYSHQVRLLRSVGSRLGGGPSRLHFIKLAANYDQYWVGDSDACISVSYHEALRWFTSRGDRCDNNCPSEWSLILDSAPSWPEMFIQVRK
- a CDS encoding MFS transporter, with the translated sequence MSDESTSPPAIEPTLDESAPTAVQAEQPKSAFQLLGALRIFDALHYREYRLIWFGQIFASMATWMDQVARGWLLYELTNSSLQLGLVRGVQAIPILLLSPLAGSAADRYSRKNQILVAQIVDGLLYVIIAILIFTERIEPWHVFVTAFGMSIVQSFQQPARAAMVGDAVPNEHLTNAIGLNSIIFNVARSAGPAVAGFLIALVGTGGAYTAQALCYFLATIWTWQLRGQQHSPQQARGKDGHEESFGRSIIEGWKFSWHNEAVRASLLIVICASIFIIPFMTLLPVFARDVLHVGATGQGLLLSAMGLGALFSSVLIASFGDRVPRVNIMLVGVTIYGFIIVAFALSPWFKLSVVLMGLVGVVHVTSHALAQTVIQTYSPKEFRGRTMALYHMTHVILLLGGIFIGALASWIGAQWATASLSLAGALSMVGIYFALPRARLIR